From one Pseudomonas sp. B21-048 genomic stretch:
- the ispG gene encoding flavodoxin-dependent (E)-4-hydroxy-3-methylbut-2-enyl-diphosphate synthase translates to MHGESPIKRRESRKIWVGNVPVGGDAPIAVQSMTNSDTNDVAATVAQINRLEAAGVDIVRISVPDMDAAEAFGKIKQLVKVPLVADIHFDYKIALRVAELGVDCLRINPGNIGREDRVRAVVDAARDRGIPIRIGVNAGSLEKDLQKKYGEPTPAALVESALRHVEHLERLNFQDFKVSVKASDVFMAVAAYRLLAKEIVQPLHLGITEAGGLRSGTVKSAVGLGMLLAEGIGDTIRISLAADPVEEVKVGYDILKSLHLRSRGINFIACPSCSRQNFDVVKTMNELEGRLEDLLVPLDVAVIGCVVNGPGEAKEAHIGLTGGTPNLIYIDGKPSQKLTNDNLVDELERLIRQKAAEKVEADAAVIARG, encoded by the coding sequence ATGCACGGCGAATCTCCAATCAAACGTCGCGAATCTCGCAAGATCTGGGTCGGCAACGTGCCCGTGGGCGGCGATGCGCCTATCGCTGTGCAGAGCATGACCAACAGCGACACCAATGACGTGGCCGCCACCGTGGCCCAGATCAATCGTCTGGAAGCCGCTGGCGTCGATATCGTGCGGATTTCCGTGCCGGACATGGACGCCGCCGAAGCCTTCGGCAAGATCAAGCAATTGGTCAAAGTACCATTGGTGGCCGACATCCACTTCGACTACAAGATCGCTTTGCGCGTCGCCGAGCTGGGTGTGGATTGCCTGCGGATCAACCCAGGCAACATCGGTCGTGAAGATCGCGTGCGTGCGGTGGTCGATGCTGCCCGTGATCGCGGGATTCCGATCCGCATCGGCGTCAACGCCGGTTCCCTGGAAAAAGACCTGCAAAAGAAATATGGCGAGCCGACTCCCGCTGCGCTGGTCGAGTCCGCCTTGCGTCACGTTGAACACCTTGAGCGCCTGAATTTCCAGGACTTCAAGGTCAGCGTGAAAGCCTCCGACGTGTTCATGGCCGTCGCCGCCTACCGCCTGCTGGCCAAGGAAATCGTCCAGCCGCTGCACTTGGGCATCACTGAAGCCGGTGGTTTGCGTTCAGGCACGGTGAAATCCGCCGTGGGCCTCGGTATGCTGCTCGCCGAAGGGATTGGCGATACTATTCGCATCTCGTTGGCGGCCGACCCGGTCGAGGAAGTGAAAGTCGGCTACGACATTCTCAAATCCCTGCACCTGCGTTCCCGTGGCATCAACTTCATCGCCTGCCCGAGCTGCTCGCGGCAGAACTTCGATGTGGTCAAAACCATGAACGAGCTGGAAGGGCGCCTCGAAGACCTGCTGGTGCCGCTGGATGTCGCGGTAATCGGTTGCGTAGTCAACGGGCCGGGCGAAGCCAAGGAAGCCCATATCGGCTTGACCGGCGGCACGCCAAACCTGATTTACATCGACGGCAAGCCGTCGCAGAAACTGACGAATGACAATCTGGTGGATGAGCTTGAACGTTTGATCCGCCAGAAAGCGGCCGAAAAGGTCGAAGCCGACGCAGCTGTAATCGCTCGCGGCTGA
- a CDS encoding RodZ family helix-turn-helix domain-containing protein — MKAAHPEVVAANRVNPGETLRQARESNGWSLAEVALKLNLTVNSLNHLEAGAFDKLPGHTFARGYIRAYAKLLGMDQAVLVQQFDQSTGTDSQGSNVHSLGRIEEPVRVSHTILRIVSLLLLLAVIGGGFVWWQDQTSSRTKDLVGLSPEHVEVEGADGTTQIHPLDEPEDQAVAQGQAEGETPLALPQAESSTEEPVSAETSAPVPAPAAPAVTPAAAAHSTAPVVATLATPAPAVPAVPAPVITAPIAPTAPASAPATPVAGQGQVQLQFTADCWTQVTDGTGKVLLSGLKRKGENVTVSGKPPFSVRLGFARGAQVSYNGQVVDVAPFTSGETARLKLGQ, encoded by the coding sequence ATGAAAGCGGCGCATCCCGAAGTTGTAGCAGCGAATCGCGTTAACCCCGGTGAGACTTTGCGCCAGGCCCGCGAAAGCAATGGCTGGTCGCTGGCCGAAGTGGCCCTCAAGCTCAACCTCACCGTCAATTCCCTGAATCATCTGGAAGCCGGCGCTTTCGACAAGCTGCCTGGGCACACCTTTGCTCGTGGCTATATTCGCGCGTATGCCAAATTGCTCGGCATGGACCAGGCCGTTCTGGTCCAGCAGTTCGACCAATCCACCGGCACCGACTCCCAGGGCAGCAACGTTCACAGCCTGGGGCGTATCGAAGAGCCGGTTCGGGTTTCCCACACCATTTTGCGAATTGTCAGCCTGTTGTTGCTGCTCGCGGTGATTGGCGGTGGTTTTGTCTGGTGGCAGGATCAAACTTCCTCGCGTACCAAGGACCTGGTCGGCCTGAGCCCGGAACACGTTGAAGTCGAAGGTGCCGACGGCACCACCCAGATCCATCCGCTGGACGAGCCGGAAGATCAGGCCGTCGCCCAGGGGCAGGCTGAAGGTGAAACACCTCTTGCGCTGCCTCAGGCCGAGTCTTCGACCGAGGAGCCAGTCAGTGCCGAAACGAGCGCACCGGTTCCAGCGCCAGCGGCTCCAGCTGTAACGCCTGCGGCTGCGGCCCACAGCACTGCTCCGGTGGTCGCGACACTGGCGACACCAGCCCCGGCTGTTCCCGCTGTACCGGCACCGGTTATCACTGCTCCGATTGCTCCGACCGCCCCGGCTTCAGCTCCAGCAACTCCGGTGGCCGGCCAAGGCCAGGTTCAACTGCAATTCACCGCCGATTGCTGGACGCAAGTGACCGATGGCACGGGTAAGGTGCTGTTGAGTGGTCTCAAGCGTAAAGGCGAAAATGTTACTGTCAGCGGCAAACCGCCTTTTTCCGTGCGTCTGGGCTTCGCCCGTGGCGCGCAGGTCAGCTACAACGGGCAGGTGGTTGATGTCGCTCCGTTCACCAGTGGCGAGACTGCTCGCCTGAAGTTGGGTCAATAA